In one Neobacillus sp. WH10 genomic region, the following are encoded:
- a CDS encoding PH domain-containing protein, whose translation MFGKVAADILGLSDVGSVIKPENYDKVDADDYVMHEDNEKIYFIIKSKSDEYCFTNNALIHLDGTSATSKKRMLHRYSYATNRISDVHLETAGTVDLDVEIKFKIGSAPFSIDVHKKHIEEVKDLYKALIKISEISHENETSLQFAKQSLEVASTTLGRITSPDSNLVVQFKMLNQAAFQWLEDSKKQYCVKDFGFVFEKYINN comes from the coding sequence ATGTTTGGAAAAGTTGCAGCAGATATTTTAGGATTAAGTGATGTCGGTTCTGTTATTAAACCGGAAAATTACGACAAGGTGGACGCAGATGATTATGTCATGCATGAAGACAATGAGAAAATTTATTTTATAATTAAATCAAAATCCGATGAGTATTGCTTTACAAATAATGCCCTCATTCATCTTGATGGAACAAGTGCTACAAGTAAAAAACGCATGCTCCACCGTTATAGTTATGCTACTAACAGAATTTCAGATGTTCATCTTGAAACTGCCGGAACAGTCGACCTTGATGTGGAAATAAAATTTAAAATCGGCTCTGCTCCTTTCTCAATTGATGTTCACAAGAAACATATTGAGGAGGTAAAGGATTTATATAAAGCTCTTATCAAAATTTCTGAGATCTCACATGAAAATGAAACCTCGCTTCAATTTGCCAAACAAAGTCTTGAGGTTGCCTCCACTACACTAGGCAGGATAACTAGTCCGGACAGCAACTTGGTTGTTCAATTCAAAATGCTAAACCAGGCTGCCTTTCAGTGGTTAGAAGATAGTAAAAAACAATATTGTGTAAAAGATTTTGGCTTTGTTTTTGAAAAGTATATTAACAATTAA
- a CDS encoding nitroreductase family protein gives MQPVLSKSLSELIKERHSVRKYDPTYKISQGDIKDILTEATQAPSSSNLQPWRFIVIQDQETKKELRTIANNQEQVETASAVIAVLGDKEMYKSVEKVYRSAHEAGYMDEANMERLIESTNKTYPFAPEEIRKNIAAFDAGLISMQIMLIAKDRGFDTVPMGGFNKEQFMEKFKVSDRYFPVVLIPIGKAAAPAFKTNRLPLEDVLIDYR, from the coding sequence ATGCAACCTGTTTTATCAAAAAGTCTGTCTGAACTAATAAAAGAGCGTCACTCAGTTAGAAAATATGATCCAACATATAAAATTTCACAAGGGGATATTAAAGATATACTAACGGAAGCGACACAAGCACCATCCTCAAGTAATCTTCAGCCTTGGCGCTTTATTGTGATCCAAGACCAAGAAACAAAGAAAGAGCTTAGAACCATTGCTAACAACCAAGAACAAGTCGAAACTGCATCTGCTGTTATTGCAGTACTTGGTGATAAAGAGATGTATAAGAGTGTGGAAAAAGTATATCGAAGTGCCCATGAAGCAGGTTATATGGATGAAGCAAATATGGAGCGATTAATCGAAAGTACAAATAAAACGTACCCATTCGCTCCAGAAGAAATTAGGAAAAACATTGCTGCATTTGATGCTGGACTTATTTCAATGCAGATCATGCTAATTGCTAAAGATAGAGGCTTCGATACAGTGCCAATGGGTGGCTTTAACAAAGAACAATTCATGGAAAAATTTAAAGTGTCGGATCGTTATTTTCCAGTTGTTTTGATTCCTATAGGAAAGGCTGCTGCACCTGCATTTAAGACAAATCGCTTACCATTAGAAGATGTTCTAATCGATTATAGATAA
- a CDS encoding helix-turn-helix domain-containing protein, with the protein MMDEINKQNDMNCTEKEMQHTCTNFHNAIEFIGKRWMGAVIYALLAGPKRYHEIISSIPGISDRLLTERLRDLENEGLIVKKIITASPKKVEYELTPIGKELEEVIKILVKWVKNREVTHGNENSQ; encoded by the coding sequence ATGATGGATGAAATTAATAAACAGAATGATATGAATTGCACTGAAAAGGAAATGCAGCATACCTGCACCAATTTCCATAATGCCATTGAATTTATCGGCAAACGTTGGATGGGTGCTGTTATTTATGCTTTATTAGCAGGTCCAAAACGATACCATGAAATCATTTCCTCTATACCTGGAATATCTGATAGACTATTAACAGAAAGATTGCGTGACTTGGAAAATGAAGGACTGATCGTCAAAAAAATCATTACTGCTTCTCCTAAAAAAGTTGAATATGAATTAACACCAATTGGGAAAGAACTCGAAGAAGTCATAAAAATACTTGTTAAATGGGTGAAGAACCGTGAAGTTACTCATGGTAATGAGAACTCCCAATAG
- a CDS encoding YitT family protein — MQLVGIISGSLIIVMGFNLFLIPHEVLSGGLSGISMMLGIITPINTGLANFLLNLPLLIIGYKKLGKKFIMNSIFSVLIISVGLYIVPVIAIAKDPILSSIFGGALAGLGVGIVFRCAGSTGGFDIIGMIVSRKKDFPIGILLSGMNAVVIIISGFLFTWDAALNTLVSIYVTGKVVDAIYTDHAKLTIMIITVKGQEMRDHLLTNLYRGLTIMDGVGGYSNDQRNVLITVISRYELNEVKNLITEVDPAAFVNITETIEVMGLFHRQNPS; from the coding sequence ATGCAGCTTGTCGGAATTATATCAGGTTCACTTATTATTGTGATGGGCTTTAACCTATTTTTAATTCCCCATGAGGTGTTAAGCGGTGGACTGAGCGGGATTTCCATGATGTTAGGGATAATTACCCCGATTAACACAGGATTAGCCAACTTTCTATTGAACCTTCCTTTATTGATTATTGGGTATAAAAAGTTAGGGAAAAAGTTTATCATGAATTCTATTTTCTCGGTGCTGATCATTTCAGTGGGACTTTATATAGTACCTGTTATAGCAATTGCAAAGGATCCTATTTTATCATCCATATTCGGAGGTGCTTTAGCAGGTTTAGGGGTAGGTATCGTATTCCGATGTGCGGGATCAACTGGCGGCTTTGATATCATTGGTATGATCGTTTCAAGGAAAAAAGATTTTCCAATTGGGATCCTGTTATCGGGTATGAACGCTGTTGTCATTATTATTAGTGGATTTCTATTTACTTGGGATGCGGCATTAAATACATTAGTATCCATTTATGTAACCGGTAAAGTGGTGGATGCTATTTATACCGATCATGCTAAATTAACGATAATGATCATTACAGTGAAAGGTCAAGAAATGAGAGATCACCTGCTGACTAACTTATACAGAGGATTGACCATCATGGACGGTGTCGGCGGTTATTCTAATGACCAACGGAATGTATTAATTACAGTTATTTCTAGATACGAATTAAATGAGGTGAAAAATCTCATAACTGAAGTGGACCCTGCCGCATTCGTAAATATTACAGAAACCATTGAAGTAATGGGACTGTTTCATCGTCAAAATCCATCCTAA
- a CDS encoding amino acid permease has translation MQSARALEEHVNTGDLSQKKETTELKRSLKSRHLTMISLGGTIGTGLFLASGGAIHTAGPGGAILSYLVIGVMVYFLMQSLAEMGAYMPVAGSFSTYATKFVDPALGFALGWNYWYNWAITIAAELAAVTMIMKFWFPHTPSLVWSSIFLVIMFLLNYLSVKGFGEAEYWFSLIKVVTVIIFIITGTLMIFGIMGDHAIGFKNFTIGDAPFHGGFMAMLGIFMAAGFSFQGTELLGVAAGETDDPGKAIPRAVKSVFWRILLFYVLAILVIGLLIPYTNENLANGDVTVSPFTLVFEKAGIAFAASVMNAVILTAVLSAGNSGMYASTRMLWDLARQGKAPKFLGKLNKNGVPVNALIATTLVGTLAFLASFFGDGTVYVWLLNASGMSGFIAWLGIAICHYRFRRAFIAQGKDLSLLPYKSKFFPFGPIFAFAVCAFVILGQNYSAFMGDHIDWNGVLVSYIGLPLFLILWLGYKFIKKTKVIPLENCDLIN, from the coding sequence ATGCAATCAGCAAGAGCACTTGAAGAACATGTTAATACTGGTGATCTGAGCCAGAAAAAAGAAACGACTGAACTGAAACGAAGTTTAAAATCACGTCACCTTACAATGATTTCTCTTGGGGGAACTATTGGTACCGGATTATTCCTTGCTAGCGGGGGCGCCATTCATACTGCCGGACCGGGTGGCGCGATTCTTTCCTATCTCGTCATAGGTGTAATGGTTTACTTTTTAATGCAAAGCTTAGCCGAAATGGGCGCATATATGCCGGTTGCCGGAAGCTTTAGCACCTATGCAACTAAATTTGTTGACCCCGCACTAGGTTTTGCACTTGGCTGGAACTACTGGTACAACTGGGCGATTACCATTGCTGCCGAATTAGCTGCAGTTACGATGATAATGAAATTCTGGTTTCCACATACTCCATCGTTAGTATGGAGCAGCATCTTTTTAGTGATTATGTTTCTATTAAATTATCTTTCTGTTAAAGGATTTGGGGAAGCAGAATATTGGTTCTCTCTAATTAAGGTAGTAACAGTTATTATCTTTATTATTACTGGCACTTTAATGATTTTTGGCATTATGGGTGATCATGCGATTGGTTTTAAAAACTTCACAATTGGTGATGCCCCATTCCATGGCGGGTTTATGGCTATGCTTGGAATCTTTATGGCAGCAGGTTTCTCCTTCCAAGGAACTGAGCTTTTAGGTGTTGCAGCCGGTGAAACCGATGATCCCGGAAAAGCGATTCCACGTGCAGTAAAATCAGTATTTTGGCGAATACTTTTATTTTATGTATTAGCCATTTTAGTTATTGGACTTTTGATTCCTTATACAAATGAAAACTTGGCCAATGGGGATGTTACTGTCAGCCCATTCACACTTGTTTTTGAAAAAGCAGGAATTGCCTTTGCGGCATCTGTAATGAATGCCGTCATTTTAACAGCAGTATTATCTGCGGGAAATTCAGGAATGTATGCTTCGACCCGTATGCTTTGGGATTTGGCTCGTCAAGGGAAAGCACCAAAATTCCTTGGTAAACTTAATAAAAATGGCGTACCGGTAAATGCGTTAATTGCTACAACTTTAGTGGGAACACTAGCCTTTCTTGCTTCTTTCTTTGGAGATGGTACCGTTTATGTATGGCTCTTAAACGCTTCTGGAATGTCAGGGTTTATTGCTTGGCTCGGTATCGCCATTTGCCACTATCGTTTCCGTAGAGCATTTATTGCCCAAGGTAAAGATCTTAGCTTGTTACCATATAAATCAAAATTCTTCCCATTTGGGCCGATTTTCGCATTTGCCGTCTGTGCATTTGTTATTTTAGGGCAAAACTATTCTGCCTTTATGGGTGACCATATTGATTGGAACGGTGTGTTAGTTTCTTATATCGGTTTGCCGCTTTTCCTCATCCTATGGCTTGGCTATAAGTTCATTAAAAAGACAAAGGTTATTCCATTAGAGAACTGTGATTTAATAAATTAA
- the asnS gene encoding asparagine--tRNA ligase gives MKQALIKDLYRNTESFIDQKVQLSGWIRTIRDSKTFGFIELNDGSFFKGVQIVFDEQLENYKEIAKLPISSSIKVEGDFIHTPEAKQPFEIKATKIVIEGTSNVDYPLQKKRHTFEYLRTIAHLRPRTNTFAAVFRVRSVASYAIHKFFQENGFVYVQSPIITGSDTEGAGEMFRVTTLDMDNPPKNEEGRSDVSKDFFGRETNLTVSGQLSAEAFALAFRNVYTFGPTFRAENSNTARHAAEFWMMEPEMAFAELPDIMDNTEDMVKYVINYVLENAPEEMNFFNSFVEKGVLDRLNNARTAEFGRVTYTEAIELLKESGENFTYPVEWGVDLQTEHERYLCEKVFKKPVFVTDYPKEIKAFYMRLNEDNKTVAAMDLLVPGIGELVGGSQREEREKVLSSKIKELGMNEEDYWWYLELRKYGGTKHSGYGLGFERLIMYLTGMSNIRDVIPFPRTTGNAEF, from the coding sequence ATGAAACAGGCCTTAATCAAGGATTTGTACAGAAATACGGAAAGCTTTATTGATCAAAAAGTGCAATTATCAGGCTGGATTCGAACGATTCGCGATTCCAAAACCTTTGGATTCATTGAATTAAATGATGGCAGCTTTTTTAAAGGAGTCCAGATTGTATTTGATGAGCAATTAGAAAACTATAAAGAAATTGCAAAGCTGCCAATCAGCTCTTCGATTAAAGTTGAGGGGGATTTTATCCATACCCCTGAGGCTAAGCAGCCATTTGAAATTAAAGCTACAAAGATTGTAATTGAAGGGACTTCAAATGTTGATTATCCACTACAGAAGAAAAGACATACATTTGAGTATTTAAGAACGATTGCCCATTTACGTCCTAGAACAAATACATTTGCGGCTGTCTTTCGTGTGCGTTCGGTCGCATCTTATGCGATCCATAAGTTTTTCCAGGAGAACGGATTTGTCTATGTTCAATCACCGATTATCACGGGAAGTGATACGGAAGGTGCGGGTGAAATGTTTAGAGTTACCACCTTAGATATGGATAATCCGCCGAAAAACGAAGAAGGCCGGTCTGATGTATCAAAGGACTTCTTTGGCAGAGAAACGAACCTAACGGTAAGCGGGCAGCTTTCTGCTGAAGCCTTTGCCTTGGCATTCCGAAATGTGTATACATTTGGACCGACTTTTAGGGCTGAAAACTCAAACACGGCTCGACATGCTGCGGAATTCTGGATGATGGAACCTGAAATGGCATTTGCTGAGCTGCCGGATATTATGGACAATACTGAAGATATGGTGAAATATGTCATTAACTATGTTTTAGAGAATGCTCCAGAAGAAATGAATTTCTTTAACAGCTTTGTAGAAAAGGGGGTATTGGATCGTTTGAATAATGCCCGCACTGCAGAATTTGGCCGTGTGACCTATACGGAAGCAATTGAACTATTAAAAGAGTCAGGTGAAAATTTTACTTATCCGGTCGAGTGGGGAGTAGACTTGCAGACAGAGCATGAGCGCTATTTATGCGAGAAAGTGTTCAAGAAACCAGTTTTTGTTACTGACTATCCGAAGGAAATTAAAGCTTTCTATATGAGATTAAATGAAGATAACAAAACTGTTGCTGCAATGGATTTACTTGTACCTGGAATCGGGGAATTAGTGGGAGGCAGCCAGCGTGAAGAACGCGAAAAAGTGCTGTCTTCAAAGATCAAAGAACTTGGAATGAATGAAGAGGATTATTGGTGGTACCTGGAATTAAGAAAATACGGCGGTACAAAACATTCAGGTTACGGCCTTGGTTTTGAACGCTTAATCATGTACCTGACAGGTATGTCAAACATTAGAGACGTTATTCCTTTCCCAAGAACCACTGGTAATGCAGAATTTTAG
- a CDS encoding BA3454 family stress response protein, whose protein sequence is MVQVEVTITFEGKSYLTNVITNRETSDDEILRLAYEQVKKQWKK, encoded by the coding sequence ATGGTACAAGTGGAAGTAACAATAACCTTCGAAGGAAAATCCTATTTGACGAATGTCATTACCAATCGGGAAACTTCTGATGATGAAATATTACGCCTTGCCTATGAACAAGTTAAAAAGCAATGGAAGAAGTAG
- the helD gene encoding RNA polymerase recycling motor HelD: protein MSDLENKDWQLEQERVSSVVEEIDQKVNNLNQNTGKVRSDVLELRKTFWEDVTVNLDDPDDIIETAASIKQQAELLSERERTHKQLDKHLKTLARLKYSPYFGRIDFFEKGEKSPDKVYLGISSLMDEHDENFLIYDWRAPISSLYYDYSPGEAKYNTPEGTIEGEITLKRQFIIRNSEIKGMFDTGVTIGDEMLQEVLGNNASTQMKSIVATIQREQNEIIRNECSKILLVQGAAGSGKTSAALQRVAYLLYRYRGTLNSENIMLFSPNPLFNSYVATVLPELGEENMQQSTFQEYLNHRLGKVFDVEDPFTQMEYLLSGRNDQGYQTRIEGIRFKASLDFKKIIDQYASKLSSQGLIYMDLSFRGDVIISKKEIHDYFYSLDKGYSIPNRIQLVKDWLLKELRRAMKREQSKSWVEEEIQFLEKEDYLDVFKKLQEKNRFSDNTFDDLEWEQKLLAEMVVKEKFKPLFSRVKNLKFIDTTQVYLQLFEQVVKSEETLPPNWSKICKLAVEKFSRMVIPYEDTTPYVYLQDLIEGRKSNTAIRHIFIDEAQDYSPIQFAFIQRLFPYSKMTLLGDFNQAIFSGATGSETVLTDFNNSDEDVATFVLTKTYRSTREIVEFTSGLIEGGEKIEPFNRNGRKPTIEGVEHTKLNSAILSKMKAFKNEGHRTIAVICRTAAESKEVFEALKNEVPLHLIEKGTVSFEKGNLVIPSYLAKGIEFDAVILYDSSQYKCESERKLFYTVCTRAMHELYMFTTDGISPLMETMSKELYELKMNL, encoded by the coding sequence ATGAGCGATTTAGAAAACAAAGACTGGCAGTTAGAGCAAGAAAGAGTCAGTTCAGTAGTTGAGGAAATTGATCAAAAGGTAAACAACTTAAACCAAAATACTGGTAAGGTTCGCTCAGATGTTCTTGAACTTCGTAAAACCTTTTGGGAGGATGTAACCGTTAATTTAGATGACCCGGATGATATTATTGAAACGGCGGCAAGTATAAAGCAGCAAGCTGAACTTCTATCTGAGCGTGAGCGAACACATAAACAATTGGATAAACACCTGAAAACACTCGCCAGATTAAAATATTCGCCATATTTTGGGCGGATTGATTTTTTTGAAAAAGGCGAAAAATCACCTGATAAAGTTTATTTAGGAATCTCATCATTGATGGATGAACACGATGAAAATTTCTTAATCTATGATTGGCGGGCACCAATATCCAGTCTTTACTACGACTACTCTCCAGGTGAAGCAAAATATAATACACCTGAAGGAACAATCGAAGGAGAAATTACTTTAAAACGCCAATTTATAATTAGGAATTCAGAAATTAAAGGTATGTTTGATACAGGTGTAACAATCGGGGATGAAATGCTTCAGGAAGTCCTTGGTAACAATGCGAGTACTCAAATGAAGAGTATTGTTGCCACGATTCAGCGGGAGCAAAATGAAATTATTCGAAATGAATGTAGTAAAATCCTTCTCGTTCAAGGGGCTGCAGGAAGCGGCAAAACCTCTGCAGCGCTTCAACGTGTAGCGTATTTGCTGTATCGTTATCGAGGGACATTAAATTCGGAAAACATTATGCTTTTTTCACCGAACCCTCTTTTTAACAGTTATGTTGCTACCGTATTGCCTGAGCTGGGAGAAGAAAATATGCAACAATCTACTTTCCAGGAATATTTAAATCACAGGCTTGGAAAAGTGTTTGATGTAGAGGACCCTTTCACACAAATGGAGTATCTGCTCAGTGGGAGAAATGATCAAGGTTATCAAACAAGAATAGAAGGAATCCGCTTTAAGGCAAGCCTGGATTTTAAAAAAATCATTGATCAATATGCGTCCAAATTATCTAGTCAAGGCTTAATTTATATGGATTTATCCTTTAGAGGAGATGTAATAATTTCGAAAAAGGAAATTCATGATTATTTTTATTCTCTAGATAAAGGCTACTCAATCCCAAACAGAATTCAGCTTGTCAAGGATTGGTTACTAAAAGAATTAAGGCGTGCTATGAAACGGGAACAATCTAAAAGTTGGGTGGAGGAAGAAATACAATTTCTTGAAAAAGAGGATTATTTGGATGTATTCAAAAAGCTCCAAGAAAAAAATCGTTTTTCGGACAATACATTTGATGATTTAGAGTGGGAACAAAAACTTCTTGCCGAAATGGTCGTTAAGGAAAAATTTAAGCCATTATTCTCAAGGGTGAAGAATTTAAAATTCATTGATACCACTCAAGTTTATCTGCAATTATTTGAACAAGTTGTAAAATCAGAAGAAACCCTTCCGCCAAACTGGTCAAAAATTTGCAAGCTAGCGGTAGAGAAGTTTAGCCGCATGGTTATTCCGTATGAAGATACGACTCCATATGTATATCTTCAGGATTTAATTGAGGGTCGAAAATCAAACACCGCCATTCGTCATATATTTATTGATGAGGCACAGGATTATTCACCGATTCAGTTCGCATTTATTCAAAGGCTTTTCCCTTATAGCAAAATGACCCTGCTGGGTGACTTCAATCAAGCGATTTTTTCTGGAGCGACGGGTTCAGAGACCGTTCTTACGGATTTTAATAATAGCGATGAAGATGTTGCTACGTTTGTGTTAACAAAAACCTATCGTTCTACGAGGGAAATAGTCGAATTTACAAGCGGGTTGATTGAAGGTGGTGAAAAAATAGAACCATTTAACCGTAATGGTCGGAAGCCGACTATTGAAGGAGTAGAACATACCAAGTTGAATAGTGCTATTCTTTCAAAAATGAAGGCATTTAAAAATGAGGGGCATCGCACAATAGCGGTTATTTGCAGGACTGCTGCAGAAAGCAAGGAAGTTTTTGAGGCTCTTAAAAACGAAGTTCCACTTCATTTAATTGAAAAAGGAACTGTTTCCTTTGAAAAAGGCAATCTTGTGATTCCGTCCTATTTGGCAAAAGGGATCGAATTTGATGCAGTCATTCTTTATGATAGCTCTCAATACAAGTGTGAAAGTGAGAGAAAATTATTCTATACAGTTTGTACACGTGCCATGCATGAATTGTATATGTTTACAACAGATGGTATTAGTCCACTTATGGAAACAATGTCAAAAGAATTGTATGAGTTAAAAATGAACTTATAG
- a CDS encoding YceI family protein — MVKTKWALDPVHSSVDFSVRHMMIANVKGTFNSFNAKIEAEPTDLTTANIEFSVETASVDTRNKDRDAHLVSADFFDVENHPNMTFKSISIEKTDEGEYNVTGDLTLRGVTKQETFAVTFEGQGKDPWGNEKAGFSASGTVNRSDYGLVWNAALETGGVLVGDKVKINLQIQAAKAE, encoded by the coding sequence ATGGTTAAAACTAAATGGGCTTTAGATCCTGTACACAGCAGTGTAGATTTTTCTGTTCGTCACATGATGATTGCAAACGTAAAGGGTACTTTTAATAGCTTCAACGCAAAGATTGAAGCAGAGCCAACTGATTTAACAACTGCAAACATTGAATTCTCAGTTGAAACAGCAAGTGTAGACACTCGCAATAAAGATCGCGATGCTCACCTAGTATCTGCAGATTTCTTTGATGTCGAAAATCATCCTAATATGACGTTCAAATCAATTAGTATCGAAAAAACTGATGAAGGAGAATACAATGTTACGGGTGATTTAACACTTCGCGGTGTAACAAAACAAGAAACTTTCGCGGTAACTTTCGAAGGTCAAGGAAAAGATCCATGGGGAAATGAAAAGGCTGGTTTCAGTGCATCAGGTACTGTTAACCGTTCAGATTATGGCTTAGTTTGGAATGCTGCACTTGAAACAGGCGGTGTTCTAGTTGGTGACAAAGTGAAAATCAACCTGCAAATCCAAGCAGCTAAAGCTGAATAA
- a CDS encoding MFS transporter: protein MFQVLKKENSYRKLFIAGIINGVGDRFSQVAMLALILNITGSGLSVGITMAVRMLPFLLFGPFSSSMAERWTRKTLLQITDFSRALIGVSFLFIQSADDMWIIYVGSFLLSCGEALYAPTRKTSIPAIIQPVHMKEVNSWEQVSLGVVLIVGALSGGIVSFLFGAKAAFSVNILSFLIAGFIIRSIPSLESNEPINNEEKENKHTGRMFPLIMASSFLLMLITFDILVSISKWYRKCFAKRLCRSDIPCR from the coding sequence ATGTTTCAAGTTTTAAAAAAAGAAAATTCCTACCGAAAATTATTTATTGCAGGGATTATTAATGGTGTTGGAGATCGTTTTAGTCAAGTTGCTATGTTGGCATTGATCCTAAATATTACAGGCTCGGGTTTGTCTGTTGGAATTACAATGGCAGTAAGAATGCTCCCCTTCCTGTTGTTTGGCCCCTTTAGCAGCAGCATGGCAGAAAGATGGACCCGAAAAACGCTGTTACAAATTACTGATTTTTCAAGGGCTCTGATCGGTGTTTCCTTTTTATTTATCCAATCTGCTGATGATATGTGGATTATTTATGTAGGCTCTTTCCTATTATCTTGTGGTGAGGCCTTATATGCTCCCACAAGGAAAACGAGTATACCAGCCATTATTCAGCCTGTCCACATGAAAGAGGTAAATTCATGGGAACAGGTTTCGTTGGGGGTTGTTTTAATTGTTGGAGCCCTAAGCGGTGGAATTGTTTCCTTTCTTTTTGGTGCTAAGGCAGCCTTTTCAGTGAACATTTTATCTTTTTTAATCGCCGGTTTTATCATTCGCTCGATTCCAAGTCTTGAATCAAATGAACCTATTAATAATGAGGAAAAGGAAAACAAGCATACTGGCAGAATGTTTCCTCTTATAATGGCTTCCTCTTTCTTATTAATGCTGATTACTTTTGATATTCTTGTTTCCATTAGTAAATGGTATCGAAAATGTTTTGCTAAGCGTCTATGCCGTTCAGACATTCCATGCAGGTGA
- a CDS encoding MFS transporter: protein MLSVYAVQTFHAGDLGVGIIYSVLGIGFIISPLLTKWITGRFLSVAFMCLFMEGVILSSISQSNSFVLVVILFGILTIFSGVGNTLLDTTVMQTLPPKFHGLYFGLSATIANTFIGISMFMTGVLLEFISPRMMGLIGGIFYLSLGIIYYLWTLHMNLSVEKNKLAIAAEN from the coding sequence TTGCTAAGCGTCTATGCCGTTCAGACATTCCATGCAGGTGACCTTGGGGTTGGTATAATTTATAGTGTATTAGGAATAGGTTTCATTATCAGCCCGCTTTTAACCAAATGGATTACTGGAAGATTTCTCTCTGTAGCGTTCATGTGCCTTTTTATGGAAGGCGTGATCTTATCTAGTATCAGCCAATCAAACTCATTTGTTCTTGTAGTTATCTTGTTTGGGATTTTAACGATATTTAGCGGGGTGGGTAACACCCTTCTAGATACGACAGTAATGCAAACCCTTCCGCCAAAATTCCATGGTCTGTACTTTGGCCTGTCAGCTACCATTGCCAATACCTTTATTGGAATATCTATGTTTATGACGGGAGTATTGTTAGAATTCATCTCACCACGGATGATGGGGCTAATCGGAGGCATTTTTTATTTAAGTCTTGGCATCATTTACTATTTATGGACACTACACATGAATCTTTCTGTTGAAAAAAATAAGCTGGCAATAGCTGCAGAAAATTAA
- a CDS encoding L,D-transpeptidase family protein, producing the protein MIHIVKSGETMSSISGDYRVSLQSLYAANPGIGQLYVGQKIQIPGLPEPSSIPYMIQISVAKRKLSLYHNGRLVKIYPIAVGKMLTHTPAGDFVIVNRQYNPGGPFGVLWLSLSKKGYGIHGTNDPSSIGKAVSHGCVRMYNRDVLQLAEMVPNGTSVSIRP; encoded by the coding sequence ATGATTCATATAGTTAAGTCTGGTGAAACAATGAGTTCAATTTCGGGAGATTACCGAGTTAGTCTTCAGAGTCTTTATGCTGCCAATCCCGGAATTGGTCAATTGTATGTAGGACAAAAGATTCAAATTCCAGGGTTGCCAGAACCAAGTTCAATACCTTACATGATTCAAATATCGGTAGCAAAGAGAAAACTTTCTCTCTATCATAATGGCAGGCTTGTAAAAATTTATCCGATAGCTGTTGGAAAGATGCTGACACATACCCCAGCAGGAGATTTTGTTATAGTTAATCGTCAATATAATCCCGGAGGTCCATTTGGAGTTTTGTGGCTTTCCCTTTCAAAAAAAGGCTACGGGATTCACGGGACGAATGATCCGAGTTCGATTGGAAAAGCAGTTTCACATGGCTGCGTGAGAATGTATAATCGGGATGTTTTGCAGCTCGCAGAAATGGTTCCAAATGGAACAAGCGTTAGTATTCGGCCTTGA
- a CDS encoding metal-sensitive transcriptional regulator: MIYNDKSINRLKRAEGQIKGILRMIEEGKDCKEVITQLSAARSAIDRTIAVIVSSNLEHCIRESMEAGNGDSSKIVEEAVNLLVKSR, encoded by the coding sequence ATGATCTACAATGATAAATCGATTAATCGGTTAAAACGGGCAGAAGGACAAATAAAAGGAATTTTGAGAATGATTGAGGAAGGTAAAGATTGCAAAGAAGTCATTACCCAGCTTTCCGCAGCAAGATCCGCGATTGACAGGACGATTGCTGTCATTGTCAGTTCTAATCTCGAACATTGCATTCGCGAATCAATGGAAGCGGGCAATGGTGACTCGTCTAAGATTGTTGAAGAGGCTGTTAATCTGCTTGTAAAAAGCAGGTAA